TGAAACATAATTAATAAGGCGCTTAATAATTTGTATCTTGTCATTAATAGCCAATCAAAAAGCAATATTTGCACTGTATGGTTTTGGTTCCTTAGTGGGGAGGTCAGAAATGACGCCCCCCTGTGGTGTTGTCTTTAGAGCCAATGCGTTATCGCCTAAACTGTTCATGATTAATTGGGGGTAGCAAGTTAATTCACCCAATAATTGATCGCTTTTTACTGGTTAGCTCATAAATTCAAATCCAAATGAAAAAAGACACTATGCTTATACTTATGTCAGGAGTATGCAGTATAGGTGTCGTATGCCCAGGCTTAGTCAGGCTTTTAATGATTTAAAAATCCTTTTACCGAATGGAAAGCTACAGTCTTTACCGGACCCCTCTGGCAAAGGCGTTATTTTACTTTCCGCTTATCATTCCATTATTGATCAACACTCAGTTGATAATTCAAGTTACGTGATAGACCGTCAACCCGATAGTTTAATTCGCATTACTGCTCCCAATGGCGAAACGATTTACATCCAAGCTGAACAAGTTCACGATCAGGAAAATTTAATCACTGAGGCGATTGAGCAGCACCAGGTGATCTACACCAGTAGTTTATCCAGTGATAAACTACAAGCCTTAGCGAATGTCATCCGCTCTTTACCAAGTGCCATTGATTCACAAGGTCGCATATCGGTTAAAAAGACAACATCCGCTGATGAAGACAGTGATAATGACGCTGGGTATCAGCTCCCCACACCAGTTCCCCGGAAACTGACGTATTCTTCCATACAACAGGAAGTGAATGCGATTCAACAGCCTTTTCATGGCCAATCACCAGTGACTCATCCCCCCTTAATCATGGTCCCCAGTGTGTCGCATGATTTGAAACTCGATAAAGCCATTTTTTTTCAAACCTTATTGCCACCCACCACAGTGACAATAGCGACAAAAACCGTCACTGTGCTAGAAGGCACTTCCCAACCGGGTCAATTGATTGTGGATTTAGGTGTGGTGAATAACACCGGCAAAGCCATTAGCTTTACGTATGCCGTTTCAGGCACTGCCACCCCTGGTAGTGACTATCAAGCATTAACCGGCATCGTAGCCATTGAGCCAGGTCAACGCACAGCCACCATTAATGTGCAGGTTCTAGATGATGAGCGGTTTGAAGCGAGTGAAACCATTCAGTTGCAGCTAACAGGCAGTAGCCATCTTGCCGTGACGATTAACAGCACGCCGGCTGTTTTTACTCTGGTCGATGATGAAGCGATGTTGGATCTTGATGCAGATGACAGCACTGCGGTGGGTAACAACTTTACCAACACATTCACTGAGGTAGGCACTGGTGGGCCAAGCGTTGCCATTGCGGATACGGATGTCAATATTCCATTTGATGGCAATCTGACCGGCGCTGTGATTACTTTAGCGAACCCACAAGCCGGCGACCTACTACTCGATAGTACCGCAGGTGGCCTCCCTGGCGGCATCACAGCCAGTGCCTTTACCAATGGCATCATGACGTTAAGTGGTACGGCCAGTGCCGCCGATTATGCTGATGCATTGGCCTTAATTCACTACCAAAACACAGGGGATGATCCCAACATTGGAGGCACAGCACTGACGCGCACCATTACCGTTGCGGTGACGAATGGAGTTGGCACCAGCAATGTAGCGACCTCAACTATTATTATCGCAGCAGAAAATGACACCCCTGCGATTACTGTGGGTGGCTTTTCCAATATCACTGGCCAGCTCCCTGCTTTTGGGGGAGAAAATACCATTAGTACTACCCAAGATAATGTTTTTGGCATCATTGCAGCGGATATTGACGGTGACGGCGATCTCGATGCAATCGCTTCTGCACAAAATGATACCACCATCGCCTGGTTTGAAAATACCGATGGGCTGGGTACCTTTGGCCCTGAGAATATTATCAGTAATACCCGGGGCGGTGTTGAAAGGCTGACTTCAGCGGATATTGATGGAGATGGTGACCTGGATGTCATCTTTGCTGGGCGAGGTGATGATACGGTGGGCTGGTTTGAGAATACCGATGGGCTGGGCACCTTTGGGCCTGAGAATGTTATTAATAACGCCCAAGATAGTGTACAGAATGCGGTAGCTGCCGATATTGATGGCGATGGGGATTTGGATGTGGTGACCGCATCTAACCTTGATGACACCATCGCCTGGTTTGAAAATACTGATGGACTGGG
This genomic interval from Spartinivicinus ruber contains the following:
- a CDS encoding FG-GAP-like repeat-containing protein; the protein is MPRLSQAFNDLKILLPNGKLQSLPDPSGKGVILLSAYHSIIDQHSVDNSSYVIDRQPDSLIRITAPNGETIYIQAEQVHDQENLITEAIEQHQVIYTSSLSSDKLQALANVIRSLPSAIDSQGRISVKKTTSADEDSDNDAGYQLPTPVPRKLTYSSIQQEVNAIQQPFHGQSPVTHPPLIMVPSVSHDLKLDKAIFFQTLLPPTTVTIATKTVTVLEGTSQPGQLIVDLGVVNNTGKAISFTYAVSGTATPGSDYQALTGIVAIEPGQRTATINVQVLDDERFEASETIQLQLTGSSHLAVTINSTPAVFTLVDDEAMLDLDADDSTAVGNNFTNTFTEVGTGGPSVAIADTDVNIPFDGNLTGAVITLANPQAGDLLLDSTAGGLPGGITASAFTNGIMTLSGTASAADYADALALIHYQNTGDDPNIGGTALTRTITVAVTNGVGTSNVATSTIIIAAENDTPAITVGGFSNITGQLPAFGGENTISTTQDNVFGIIAADIDGDGDLDAIASAQNDTTIAWFENTDGLGTFGPENIISNTRGGVERLTSADIDGDGDLDVIFAGRGDDTVGWFENTDGLGTFGPENVINNAQDSVQNAVAADIDGDGDLDVVTASNLDDTIAWFENTDGLGTFGPENTISNTQDGAENVTIGDVDGDGDLDVVTASTLDDTIAWFENTDGLGTFGPENIINNAQDGARWVTTADIDGDGDLDVITTADNAFAFQPGVIAWFENTDGLGTFGPENTIDTTFTLYLNALAEDIDGDGDLDVIVPDFSSDRVVWFENTDGAGGFGPKNVIGINLDGANTVAAADFDGDGDLDIGSSSHFDDRIAWFENQSIDSTTPNTPLTFSAVNGNAIVVSDPDAGSLLTASLTVTNGILNVTASGTAVVTNNGTAAISIMGSVADVNATLEGAVYTPNLNYLTTQANPEALTVTITDNGNAGTGGVMMDTETINIRVAPTIPPVVIDLDGDGVEFISLQTPYQFDVTGDGQANYTAWAGADDAILVYDRNGDGQVSSPLEFQFTHYLEGATTDLAGLHYFDTNNNQQLDSSDEAFSAFHLWQDRNLNGQVDTGEWNALGDDYISINLISDETSYVTAAGSVMVHGTTQVMHHDGSITEAADVSFQYLANDIPATTGEATVYGKNVDPILVDDPGLFPSGNIIKSSELESSETMDILQPMNANTAQAVLSIEDVLASDVHSFDSLLGLSESQPLMESVYQPLSYTDVYSLQYIEPLVNLNVSLLVSDFICVEELYSLNA